The nucleotide window GTAAATAGTGTCTGTCCCCTTGTTCATCCACACCCATAGTACTGATAATGGAGAAAAAGTGATCCAGGACAAAATTGAGTTGGAAAAGGCTATACCATCAAGATAGATTATGGTAACTGGTTAACTGTCTTGGCTAAGCCCATGCAAAGAGGGCAATAACAGTAAAtgctcttattatttattaataatatttttcaaaatatcaacaaGAGAAAGTAATTATGAACACTTCCTTGAATCAACCAGTTTCTACATTTTGGAGAGAGTATCTAAAATCTATGCAGGAtttcttatcaaaaaatgaaatttcatctgTCTGTGGTTGGTAAAGTAAGACTTCCACCAGCTATAAGCAGCTCCTCTAATCTATATTAACTAAGCTTTTCTCAACAGTAACTTGCatagaaataaatctaaattgaaagctttaatgaaattgcaaaaaattaatttaaaagatttttttataatatcgatTTAAACTAATAtgttaataacaaacattatgagactaaaatgaaatttacttaaatagaATTATGCAAAATAATGAGCTTTTCATCAGATAATTCTTAGAAACTtagaaattaagataataaattatttttaaattgtatataacttagattttaatatcttttctcaTTGTTCtccaaagtaataataataattataataacattctTGATTTTAAACTGTACAAATAAATCCTCAAATATGTAATGACTATTTCATTACAacgtcatatatatattttgttatatcgATAAGAACTATAGAAGATTGTGCATCCTCTATGGTTTTTTGAGATGTCaattcaatcaaaataaataaataataaacagtttaagggaatatcatatttcatttttaaaacataacaacATATCTACTAAATAGTAGAAGTTGGTTCTACTAACATTGTTAAACTATAATGTTgaagataactttttttgttacaaattctgGCTTGcagagttttttaatttgtattgattCTCTGGTCCTGATGTGTGATTAATGAACActttttcactaaaataattattttcatcaaccaATAAATGAATGAAGAATGTAGTTGAATCTTTccatttgaaaatgtaattttcacaAAGGTGAAACTCCTCCATGTGATAACATAATCAGACAAAACAGTTGTTGAGAGGCTTATTAACAACGGTTATGTACCTTAAATGTGCTTGAGGATAAGTTTATGATATCCAGTGATAGAATTTTAAggattaaattaagtttatttaattaattatttaattaatttaattaatattatttaattaatttttaaataaagtttataaaaacataataaaattacaaaagaatgtaAACTGATACATTTCtgtaaagttgttattttttgtaaaacttaatgGTTTACCAGATTATTTTCTGATTTAGATTTCTAGCCACTCCTTTCCCTAGTTTttcaaattatcaaataatatttcttttttttaaatattcagttaaaaagtacaaagaaaaattataaaacagggCAAATTAGGAATGTTttttacagtaaacaaaaaattacaatcctgatgggatttgaacccagaatcttccAAATGAAAAGTACTTCTACCCCAGAATTTgagaactattaataattaatttacgttgtaaaaaaaacccattaaaacagtaaccaaaaaaaaatatgaaatttaatttttttaagaaatttagtaatttataaagagTTATGTTAATAACTTCCTTTCACTGCAGTTTACAAATACAgtttagttaaaatgaattttagctttaattttaagaaatataaagtgGTGACagtcttaaaatttaatagttaactAATACTGATGTTCCTATTCTAAATTTACAGTTTACGAATAGTTTCCTTTACATTGTAATAGTTGCTGAATCTATGCATAATCACCATTGAGTTGGTCTAAGAAGAGTTTCATGatacaaaatttgttattgtcTCTGTAAAATGAGCCGTTAAAGTAAACACTTTAAAATcaacagttattttattgtacaacAAGATAGGTTAAGCTAAAGGCCTATTGTAGTACACTGGACCAAAATTGCTAATTTAAAACAGTACTTTTAATGGCTTACTTTAACATCTTGTTCACTGACAGCCATTTCTGCGGCAAGAAGAGCTAGATCAGTCTCATGAAGTGTCTTCATCTTGTTAAATTCTGCTTCTAATGTTGCTTCTTGTTCTGGATTTAGTCTTGAGTAATTTGGGCTGCTAGATGATGAAGGCACACGACGTTGAGGATTCTCTGATCTCAGCATCTGCAATAAAATGAAACATGCTGGTAATTATGTCATATATATAACACATCATATATTTATTGGCCAGGTATGAAGGAGGTAGATgtcaaaagaaagattatataaaGAATCATAAAGTTTAGTCACTCTAACTCAGTTAATTCAGACTTGTTTTAGTGTTTGAAAAGAAGTGAACTTAATGTAagcttaagtatttttaaatagaaacactCTTAGAGATGATCATTAGTGTTATGACAACTGAAATTTACAACAATCATGGAATATGCTAaatcaaaattcaattatttaaaaggtTATAAATAATTTGGTTACTTTTACCTCATGTGATTAACAAAACATACcttctaaaactaaaaatacacttttttagatgATGGGCAtcaactgctttggtcatttttcccatgagaatggaaatttatagcatatgaaaaatgtcatgcctgaccgggattcaaacccaagaccttcagatgaaaggctgagacactaccacccACCACAGAAATTGGCAAAAATACACTTacttaacctaaataaaattaatttataatttatttatttcagttattttagtctgttttaatatcctcttataattttgtacaaaagaTAAAAGCTTGTATTTTACTACTAGCAGAAGTTATTTGTGTTAAACATCTGAACTAAAATACTTTGCTTTAAGTAAAGCaaagtattttacattatttttatttcatttttcgacttacaaatAATACGGGCGcccaaacaaatatttatgttgttgtgtgttcaattctttccacttgagttgagtgcatgtataaaaatgcttaatgactcaatcttgtaaacaataacaattccttaaccaatgacatgctctgattggtattacGTAAAgggctataaaaatttatacatgcagttagaaatgatgtctttcatCACAATTATATTTAGATTCGTCACTCGTAGTATACagtgtgtgtataaagaaataaactttagtccagtttatatgGTGTTCAGTGAAGGTCGGTCAACCAAAAACAAATGACAAAAACCGAAAAACAatgactaattataaaataattagtcattgtttttcgcaaattttttgtaatatattatttttttgttttaattttattcgtgtGCTGTTTGTGCGATTTATTATatcagaatttaaatccgtagtaaaaaaaaactcaggAGTCAAGCACGTGAAACCATCAATAATGTttcagattttatgaaaaaaaaagctctaaaagtagataaattaacGACAAACATAaaattggcattcaaaaatgcgaggaaagaactgctgctgcttgtgggatGATACCAAGAACATAGGTTCAAAAgctcagaagagaaaaaagacatgattcttcaatcaacatcccaatcgtgttctttcagcacgccggaaaaATATAAACGACGTTGGAAACCTGTCAGTGGATTGGAAAGTTTGATTTAGGtttagttaaaagaacagttaatgaatttcattcaaagaagaatgaattacctactttaaacAAATAAGGCCAGAACTTCAGTCATCTATGACTATTGTATCGTACTGATTTTAAAGGCAGAGAATCAACTTtggctgttattttgaaagagtaggtttcaaatggcgtaaaactgaaaataacagaaaacgttTAACGGCAATGGCTAAGTACTGACAAAGCAATACTACAactgtttatttggatgaaatgtACGTTTTAAGTTCTCATTGATCGACAAAGACatggtctgatggtattgttgaggggcttcatgtgccgattaataaaggtgaccgtttaatagtaattcatgctggaggagaaatacgttttattccgaacgcattGCTAACTTGGGAAGCCAGTTCAAGAAGTGGCAACTCCAATGACAACATAAATACAATTTCGTGAATTGGGCGcgtgaaaaattaattccatatCTTCCACGGATGTCAGTAGTGTTATTGATAACGCCCCTTATCACCATACAAGtattgataaagcgccaaattctccagaagaaaagatatgaccgattggctggagaaaCCCCATTTTCCGTATAGatcaaaaatgctgaaaccacatatatgaattagtaaaattagataaaactaaagtacaaaaatatcacttggatgaacttttgaaaaatggggacatcgtgttcttagactcccaccgtaccatcctgatttgaatccgatcgagatgTTATGGTCAGCCGTAAAAAAACATGAGGCGAGTTgtaacacaacattttctttcacaactgttgaaaaattaactacggagatAATTAATTCTTCGAATAAAGATAACTGGAAACCctattgtaagaaaataaaaaaaaatattgaaaaagagtatgaaaaactggaatcactgatagatgaaatgacagaatgTTATATTA belongs to Lycorma delicatula isolate Av1 chromosome 1, ASM4794821v1, whole genome shotgun sequence and includes:
- the LOC142328498 gene encoding homeodomain-only protein-like, whose amino-acid sequence is MLRSENPQRRVPSSSSSPNYSRLNPEQEATLEAEFNKMKTLHETDLALLAAEMAVSEQDVKAWYTQRVASWRRSQGLSDCFGNI